The Zingiber officinale cultivar Zhangliang chromosome 2A, Zo_v1.1, whole genome shotgun sequence genomic sequence CGTCCTTCTCAATTTACCGATCGCATAAATTTAAAACACAATTTATATTTAAGACTACCTCTAAAATAGACTTCTCGGGATACGGCACGGCACGGCACGGCAAACATGAGAGAGCAACTACGCCATAAGTCGTACAATGTACACTAACTGTCagcttaatcaaaattactaCGTCGTAAATGATAACTGAGTTTATATCAAAATACTGTCTAATAATTTGATAAAAATCATTCAATTTAGTCAAAATCACTTTTAAACTATTAACATTTTAATCATAGCTCCCAACTGTTCgataattaaaattagaaaatgatatgatcaaaaataaaaatctaaggaAATATTCAAGACTAAACATATAAAATAATGGAtccataaaatataatataatggatcattaatttatatatatatatatatttatccttaaatattttcttaagaTTCTTTCATGTGCGCATTATTACTCTTAAAGTTAATAGGTATTATAAGTTATAATagtcattgattaaattgataaaaaaatattttaatataatactaACTTATTTAtactaattttaaataaattaaaataatcttactatactatataacatgctaCTATCTACATtcctataaaatattaaaataaaaatatttttaagagaaaaAAGATTTTTCTTAATGTATCGGACCCAACCCGTATCCCAGCGTCCGACGCGGCAAGAGGTGATTGGCCCGGTGGATTATCCTCGCCCTCTTGTTCCACCCCATCCCGTCTCACGCGACCCGCACCAGTACTCAACCCCGGTCTGTCTGCTCCCGCAGCAAAGCGAAGAAATGGCTGTTCTTGAATTCTCCGTCACTTCGACTCCCAGGTACTCCGGTCAATCCCCCTATGCCATTCTCCCGATTCGTTCTCCCGGTTTAAGCAGAAGAATCGATCTTCCTCTTTCTCATGCTTCGATTCGGTAGGTTCTGGTTTTTGCAACACCGCAAGAGGGCGCCGGCGGCGGTGAGAGGCGAAGTGAGGTACGTGAACGGCGACGAGGCCAAGAAGCTGGTGAGCGAGGAAGGGTTCAAGATTTTGGATGTTCGCGACAGGATCCAGTACGAGAGGGCGCACGTAGCCGGCCCCTGCTACCACGTCCCGCTCTTCATCGAGAACAAGGACAACGACATCGGTACGTGGTGCCCTAATCGGcgctgctgctcctcctcctttGTTTTTCCTTCCCAATTCGCCCCAATTCATCTCCCGTCTCGATTTCATTTTCTGGTCGCATAGATATGTTTCTGCAGCCGTAGGCATAAAAATGCGAGAGCAGATGATGATAGTTAAATTATAGGGCAGAAACTAAAGGACTTTAGTTTCATTATCCactttgtaaaataaaaaaacatatatatatatatatatcaattttaaaattgttaCAATATGAAtgatagataaataaaattgaattgcgttataacaactataaaaattttaattgctacaacttaaatatttttgaacaaGTTATGTATTGTAGCAACTACGGTTTCACATGTGCTATAACACGTCCAACCAATTTAAGATTTGGGTAATTgagtaattatatatatatatatattgctaaTGGAGCATGAtacatttttgataaaaaaaaattaaaatgaaacaccCTTAATGATTTCAAGAACTAGTGGTGATGTCTCCGGGTAACGATATAATGGTTAAATCCTCCAATGAATTACTAAGAGATCTAAcattctaatttattttgatggtgAGTGAGAAATTTTCGTAGGATCGAATTGATCACCTCTAAAATTAATCGATTTgaaaaactaaatatttaaataataataataataataataataataataataataataataataataacaacaataatgATGTTCATTTTTACTTCGGCCAATGAGTGtccttctaatattttttttaaaatggaaTGTTTTTTTGTTGgtgataatagaaataaaagggttCTTTTCATTTTACCTAACATTATATGAAATgctaaaataataatataaaatttattttatctcagttttttttttctacttttccATTTTAACTCgtatagtttaaaattttttacttttcATAATTTGTAAAATCTAATTCAAAGACTCTTGTTGTTTCATGCAAACCTTATCGTATTATTATTATTCCCTTGCATTTCAGATCATGATTTAGCTTTTACTTAAGCTTTGTTGCTCTTGTTTTACCATTAGGCACCATTATAAAGAGGCAAGTGCACAACAATTTCGCCGGCTTGTTCTTCGGGCTCGCGTTCACCAAACCGAACCCGGACTTCGTTCAATCAGTAAAGAAACAGCTTCCAGAGGATAGTAAACTGTTGGTGGTCTGCCAGGAAGGATTGAGGTTAGCCTCGAAAACTTTCAGAATCAGTGCTAAAACTTAAGGTTTGATGGTATATGAAGATTGTTTCAATGTTTGTTTAGCACTTTTATTTTAAACTCTCTGGAGCCTAAATTTTCTAAATTGTGAACTTAGTCAGAATTTGAATATATTTAGTTCTTAACAGTGGAATTTTTGTAATTTGATGACAGAAGAGACACTGGTTTCTGAATCAGAGCGGAGATGATTCTTTAATTGATCAAGAAATTACAATCTAAATCTGAATTATAAGAACATACTGTTTAAGCTTTTAACTTTGTTGATTTCATTGAAGGTCAGCAGGAGCAGCCGACAAACTAGATGAGGCAGGCTATGACAATATTGCATGTCTCACATCTGGTCTTCAATCACTAACACCAGGTTCTAATTTTTCTCTCGGACTCAATTAGGGCTCTAAGAACAAACTTTGTGTTAGTTTGATAATGCTCATTTAAATAAGCTTGCATCGATTTGTTAGTAGAGCCTTAATTTGGACCCGTTGGTTGATTCTCTCATCAAATAATTTAAACAGATTGAGTTAAATTATATCAATTCATTTAAAAACAAGCATCCCACATGGATTGCTGGTTTAAGTCATGGGTGGCCATCTAACCCGTAACTTATTTTAGATTGGATCGAAAATTTCCCAACTAGGCTAGTGAGCTTCCCGTCTCACCCCAACCAGATGATGGATTTTTAACCGACTAACCCATCCCATCACATGCCAGTCTGTTTGACAAAAGTATTTATTAAGGTTGTTCAATAATgtttataaataatattcatgtacaatatttttaaataatttataaataaatttatttattaacttataaaaaatttaattataaaaaataatatatatgaaAACTATTCGGGAATAATTTCATAGATTTTTTATGTCCTTTCGgatataatatttataatatattaaaaataaaaaatatataaatatcataaataaaaaaaattaatgtaaaTTATAAGAATAATAAAATTGATAGTTAAGTCCAATTAAAAGCTTGAACAAATGTTCATGAAAATGTTTAAACAATATTCATCAATATACTTGAATTCAACTCGATAGATTTTTTATAAACAGacttgataaataaataaataaataaacaaagttTGAAAGCAGCTAAGCTTAGCTTGTTTATACCCATAGACTCAATCTAAAACTTCCGGAACAAAGTTTAATTTGCTTCTGATTTCTGTGCTCACATCATTGTAGGAACCTTTGAATCTGTTGGTTCCACTGAGCTGCAAAATGCAGGCAAGGCTGGTCTTGTGACCATCCAAGGGAAGATTTCTGCAGTTCTTGGAACTGTGCTAATTTGTAAGCTACCAtttctcttaaaaaaaaaaaaaaaccctaatatGTTGCTTTTCCCCCCTATGAACAGTGGGAAATTCAAATGCAGGTGCCTTTCTTTTTATCACATTCTTCCCTGAACAAGCTGAGAAGTTGCTTCAGATGAGCCCTACGAGTTAGGTGCAACAGTTTTGCCATTCAGTTTCTGAATAGTCTTCATTGTTCAGATACGATAAGTTCTTGAAGGTGGTGCTCTTTTTGGGTAAGGATTCAATGTAACCTCCTAATGTTCTCGAGTCATTACATAACTATGCAGAATAGGGTTTATGAAAGGATTTGTCTTCCCTTGACAATGAATATAGACTACATTGGATCAGCTCGAGTTCAACAAAGTTTTCATCAGCGAATTTGGTGAACAAAATTAACTGATTACTACGAAGATAAACACGGATGAAAAAAACCACAAATTGCCAAATTAATATTGCATAGAGAGATAAATTCTCCGGCAGCAAGATGAATGCAGTTAGGTGCCGAATATATTAAAGTTAGATCTACAAGATGAAACCGCACTTgaaacatatttctttatcttaGTGCATAGTTTTGCAAGCTTCATCTTTATTTTGTATCCCTAAAATAGCATTCCACATGACTAGATGGTGACTTACTTCAAAGTTGAATGTTAGAACACCCTGATGGACAAGGAATTTTGAACTGATCATGGTACGTATTGATGAAATTGCTACGATTGCGCGTACCATCCAAGCACTTACAGAAGCAGTCTTGTTGCCCAACCTAGTAGTATTGTTTTCTTGGATTGTTCTGCATATATGAACAAAAATGTTCACATTTTTAATGCCAACTAATAGTAGATGCATTGCATTCGACGGTTAGCAAGGACCATCCAGAAATTCGAATAAAAAGAGCATGTTACCAGTGGGTTCGGTCTGTGACGATAACCAAGCATCATTCTTTTCTTATACTGCTCGTAGATGTCGTCATCCGGGTTAACCTCACCAGGTTTTTGAGCGCCAACACCTAAATTGTCCTTCTTCACTTCTCCTGCCATAACTGGATTTGCACGGCCACGTTTGTCACTGCCGAGACCCTCACCTGCAAGCATCAGAAAGttcaacaaagaaataaaactttctAGCCTGGCAAGAAAAGAAAACTGAGAGAAAAAGGGAAATTCCTACAAATACAGCAGAAAAGAAAAGATTTGGTTAAGAAAATATCGCCATCTCATATTTTGTGCCTGATAAATAAATCATGAACCAGACATTTGATTTTGGCAGTTCCTTTGAAGTTAAAACAAGCAGCCTGGTGATTTTCAAAATGTGGAAAGTCTAAGATCAAGGATCATAATTGAAGAGATAGATTAAGGTGTAatcagttgattatagaatgtGACAATAGGAGGGAAACATGCTAGTCAATATTTTGTTTGGCAATATGTATAAAATGGAAATCAAAACGATTCAACTGTACCTTCTTTCCAACCCATTTTAGATAAAAGTTTATGACCGATATTGTCAGCCTGAATTTTAGCTTTTTCTGAAGCCTCTCTAGCAGCTTTCGTTACAGCCGCATCATTACAAGAAGACATAAATTTCTCCATCTCTTCTTGCGGAATGAAGTCACCCATGTGATGACCTCTTTTAGGAGCTAAAAGACCACACAACAAGAAGAAAGTCATTCGTATTGCCTAAGGTGAAAGAATAGAAGAATAAATATGCGATTCTATAGAACATTAAAGCAAAGACTCGAGTAAATTTTGCTACTGTAGTGAAAATACTGTCAGAAAGAATGACAATTTTCTTAGACAGCCTAGGTAAGAAAACTAATGTATGAGCAGTAGCATAATATAGACTAAATACCTTGAAGAGAAGCCGGTGGTGGCATTTCATCCTTGGATAGTTTTGGCTGCCTCATCCTTTCCTCCTGTGCAGCTTTCTTCATGTAAAACTCCATCATAGTAATAGGATCTGCATCTGAAGCTCCGCTGGATTCTTACAACCAAAATAATAGATTCAGACATATGCTAGAAAAGCTCATGGAAGAATAGCAAACTGCAACGGAAATAGGAAAGTGGGAGACAAAATCTATTAGAGAGAGAAAAATTGTACATAGACTACAAATGAAAGATGCACCTAAACTAAGAAACAGATTCTAAACTAGTTAGATAGGTAAATGAATGGCCTAGGCTATGAGCAATATAATCAGTGTAACATCTTATTGCTGAGATAAAACAAGCATACCAGATCTCCCATAAGAGCTAGACCCCTCATAAGATCCATATAAAGCCGATGCAGGTGTTTGGTAATTTGGATGCTGTTGGAAAGTGCTTCTTTGAGAACCAGTTGATGTTCTAGAAGTTGAGGTGCTTCCCTTGTCTGCAGAAGTAAAACCTTGGATCTAACATTACTATTCTCACATACAATAATAGCACATTAATTACCTAGAATTAACGAAAAAGAAACAGGAGAAACTGGTGCACAAATGGCATTTACCAGAATTTGATGTCTTGGACTCCTTCAATTGTGCAAGAGTTTTTTCCTCTTCAAAGAGTCTATGCTCATAGTATTTGTAATCTGAACAATTATGATCAAACAAAAACCTACAAACATTCACATATATCTTAGGCCTGACCTGACTTGCTAagatatgcaactatcacataaAAAACTTCATTTTACTCTGCTCATATATTTATTAGAGAAAGAACATGCCAGTGATAAAATAGAAAGAACACCCCTTATTATTGTTTTCGTTAAAAGGGCAACCCCTTTTCAAAAACCATTATAATGACGTCCCAACATATTTTCATCCCAAATATACACTTATTCCAACATTGTTGTAGCAACAAtgacagtagttgctacaacatagaGAAAATTGATCCAATTGGTCAAACtttatcaaaatcaatttaactTGGTCAAAATCAAGCGAATATTATTGTAATGTAACTGCTACACGTCATAGTAGTTATGGTAGTAGCTGCTATAAAAGCGCTGGAATAAGGAATAAGAGTATTTTTGGAATGAGAAATATGCTAAGACACTTTTGAAAAGGCGCACCCTTCTGATTTTTGCCCAAATAAAAAAGTATTTGCATGCCCGTGAAACAAAAATAATAGGCACAATAATATTTTTTGCATTTAAGAGAATAGTTGTGTGCTCGTTATCTGCATATTGAAAGGTCATTTCAATTATTTGGACATGAAAATGATTAAGTTAACCCTTGTGGACATTtacaacataaaaacatatacatcttgaaaatgaaaattcaaggacACATACTTGTAAGGCGTGTCACCAGGATTCCTTTGGCATGTGACATGCTCGAATTGTCTTCCATTTTTAGCGACAAAACTTGCTAGCTTATCTGCAACTTTCCTGACTGCTGGATCACTAGGAGAAGATGGTGCTGCATGTCACTTAAAGAACTGATTAATACCCAGTGCATGAACAAGTGAATGCAAATTACTGTTGTAGCGGGCCTGCCACATTTTGATTCTTTGAAACAATTCATTCCACCAATGCAGATTGAAGATATTTAAAAGACACAGGCTGCATTAATGACAGAAAACTTTTCAAGAATTTCTAGCAGAAATCATGCATGAGGTAGGAGCACAGTAAGAGTTAGGCATGATACTTATAAACATGCAAGTGAAGCAAAAATTAGTTATTTTTTCTCCTTGCAAACGCTTTAACAATTCCAAATGATTAGATATTTGTTTAACATTAAGAAGTTTCACATAAGTCCATTTACATGGGATAATCTTTATGAAGGTGGAAGCTAAATGATTAAACAGGGGTGTGAAGCACATAGATGAATAACAATTGGACCTACATAAACTCACTTCCTGGGAGataaaacatgaagaaatcaatATCTTGATACCCAGAAGAGAATGCAACCAACCCAAATAGAATCATGGCTAGTATGAGAAACATGAGATTTGTTGGGGACTCTGAGCAGTCAGAATCATATTGCATTATCAACAAGAACTGATGGAGCATGCTGTATTGATGATAGATTTGTTTACTGCATCAGTTCATCTCTGtttctaaacaaaaataatcttatTCTTCAGATATAAGTAGTCTATATAAGCTGCATGATGACGAACCATATGTGATTAAACCTATTGTCTAAGAATATGCAAACATCAAAAAACTATGTTTCACAGCCTTCATGTCCTAGATAATCAATTTGTTGATCAAAAAGTTTGGTCTCGTTCTTCTATATTAGGGGTATGACAATTTACTTGATCATTACAATGAAAGATCCAACCATCAGCTATACAACAAAAAAGAGTTGACATCAAGGTACAAATTCTACTTAACACAGTGAGAAATTTCAATAAAAGCAACAACATAAGGAAATTTTGTATTAAATATACTCCAATTCTTCTATGTTTGCCAGTAGTTGGTGTAACTAGTAAATCATGGTATATTTCATATTAAAGTTTTCCACGTGAAGCGTGTGCTTGGTGAAAGGTAGAAAAATTGGCATTTTTTTTCTACGACAAATAACAAAATTCGTATAGTTTACATTTATTAAGAAGAAAAATTGGTATAGATGAAGGTAGCAATACAAAGTAAAAAGAAGGACAAATTACCAACATCCTCCAGTTGTGAGGATGAATGGTGAGTATCACCCTGACCCAACTTCTGACGCTTAATATGTTCATCTCTGGATACAACTGTATCTtcagcttcttcttcctcatctgagATGAATTTAACTGGCGCCAATGCAACTTTTGTCTTCTGCTTCAAGCTAAAAGCAAGCTTGCCACCGGAAGTCTGGGGGTTTCCCTTCTTGATATCATTGAATTTGACTTCTAATGGCCTTTTGCTAACTATCGTTGTAGGTTTCAAGGCAACAGAAGAGCTGGATGAAGTAGTAGATTTAGGCTGATCAGTGGCTGCTGCAACAACTCCTTTCTCTTGCTGGAGTCGCTTGATCCTTTCCATGAAATATCCATCGTTTACAAACAGATCCTTTTCCTTATCCATGGTAGGGCTCTCTTTAAATACTCAATAACAACTTCGAAACCAAAAGCTGCAACCTTTAAGTATCAATTAGAAGGAGACTTGTATGCAGAGCATCATCACATCAAATTTTAAGCGATCGGAAATTCAATCGAGGAAATAAGGAGAAAGTAGATACATATAGGATTTTGATTTCTCCTACAGACGCAGAGATAAAGCTCCTGCCTTTTGTGAGAATACAACTTAGATAAGGAAACTCCAATAGAAACCCTATGTCAAACCCGCATGCCAATCGAAGAAAAGACGCAGGTGGAATTCATGATTACGAGAATATCGATCGACACAAGGAGACTCAAACCGAAACCCTAAATCAAAACCGAACGAAAACTTAAGGGAACAATTCCAAAGAGAGGCTCGATCTATTTTGCCCAGAATGATCTAAATACCGGATAATGGGAAAACTAGAG encodes the following:
- the LOC122042169 gene encoding rhodanese-like domain-containing protein 9, chloroplastic, yielding MAVLEFSVTSTPRFWFLQHRKRAPAAVRGEVRYVNGDEAKKLVSEEGFKILDVRDRIQYERAHVAGPCYHVPLFIENKDNDIGTIIKRQVHNNFAGLFFGLAFTKPNPDFVQSVKKQLPEDSKLLVVCQEGLRSAGAADKLDEAGYDNIACLTSGLQSLTPGTFESVGSTELQNAGKAGLVTIQGKISAVLGTVLICAFLFITFFPEQAEKLLQMSPTS
- the LOC122042168 gene encoding SURP and G-patch domain-containing protein 1-like protein; protein product: MDKEKDLFVNDGYFMERIKRLQQEKGVVAAATDQPKSTTSSSSSVALKPTTIVSKRPLEVKFNDIKKGNPQTSGGKLAFSLKQKTKVALAPVKFISDEEEEAEDTVVSRDEHIKRQKLGQGDTHHSSSQLEDVAPSSPSDPAVRKVADKLASFVAKNGRQFEHVTCQRNPGDTPYKFLFDHNCSDYKYYEHRLFEEEKTLAQLKESKTSNSDKGSTSTSRTSTGSQRSTFQQHPNYQTPASALYGSYEGSSSYGRSESSGASDADPITMMEFYMKKAAQEERMRQPKLSKDEMPPPASLQAPKRGHHMGDFIPQEEMEKFMSSCNDAAVTKAAREASEKAKIQADNIGHKLLSKMGWKEGEGLGSDKRGRANPVMAGEVKKDNLGVGAQKPGEVNPDDDIYEQYKKRMMLGYRHRPNPLNNPRKQYY